CAGGATGACGGCGAAGGACTCCTCGCGGCCGGGCAGCGTGGCCTGGCGCACGATCTGCGCGACCAGGCGGTCATGGGGCATGCCCGAGCCGCTGAAGACGGGCAGCTTCTGGCCCCGGATGAGGCTGTTGGAGCCGTCGATGACGCTGATGCCCGTCTGGATGAAGTCGGTCGGGTAGGCGCGGGCGGCCGGGTTGACCGGCCGGCCGCTGACCTCGCGGAGTTCTCCGCCATACGGGGCCGGGCCGCCGTCGATGGGCCGGCCCAGCCCGTCGAAGACCCGCCCGAGCATGTCCTGGCTGACGCGCACGGCGAACGGCCGGCCCAGGAACCGCGTGCGCGTGCCCGCGCCCGACAGGCCCATCGTGCCGCCGAGCACCTGTACCACGGCCGTGTCACCGTGGACCTCCAGCACGGTGCCCGGACGGCGCCGGCCCTCGTTGTCGGTCACCTCCACCGTCTCGTCGTAACCCACGCCGTGCACGCCCGAGATGAACACCAGCGGGTCGTCCACACGGTCGACGCCCACGTACTGAACCGGCTGGTCGCGCACGGGTTCGCCAGGGGAGGATGCGATCGGGTCGGTCATGGGGCGTATTCCCTTTCCAGCTCCCCGAGCTGCTCGTCCAGCCGGCTCAGGAGGGCACGCAGGGCGTCCTGGTCGTCGTTGGGGATGCGCGAGGCGGCGCGCTGCAGCTCCCCGACGGCCTCCATCTCGCGGATGCGCGCGATGGGAGCCCCGCGTCGGATGATGTCCTGCGCCCGACGGTAGAAGGTGACGAACGCCGTGAGCAGCATCACCTGCTTGATGGGGCTGCAGAACGTGTCGATCGGGTCCAGGGCATTCTGGCGCAGGAAGCCGTTCTTGAACATCTCGGCCACCAGCAGGATGAGCCTCTGGGCGTCCGGGAGCACGTCGGGGCCGACCAGGCGGACGATCTGCTGCAGCTTCTCCTCTTCGGACAGCAGCCTCACCATCTCCTCACGCCGGGCCGCCCAGTCGGGGCTGAGCCGGCGCCACCAGTCCGCCAGGTCGTCCACGTACTGGCTGTAGGAATCCAGCCAGCTGATCGCCGGGTAGTGGCGGGCATGCGCCAGGGCCGGGTCCAGTGCCCAGAGGCAGCGGGTGAAGCGCGTCGTGTGCTGGGTGACCGGCTCGCTGAAGTCGCCCCCGGGCGGGCTGACGGCGCCGACGACGGTCACGCTGCCCTCCCGCCCTTCGAGCGTCTCCACCTGGCCCGCGCGTTCGTAGAACTCGGCCAGCCGGGCGGCCAGGTAGGCCGGGAATCCCTCCTCAGCCGGCATCTCCTCCAGCCGGCTGCTCGCCTCGCGCAGCGCCTCGGCCCAGCGGCTGGTCGAGTCCGCCATCAGCGCCACGTGGTAGCCCATGTCCCGGTAGTACTCGGCCAGCGTGATGCCGGTGTAGATCGACACCTCGCGGGCCGCCACCGGCATGTTGGACGTGTTGGCGATCAGCACGGTGCGCTCCATCAGCGAACGCCCCGTGCGCGGGTCGGTCAGGCGCGGGAACTGGCGCAGGATGTCGGCCATCTCGTTGCCGCGTTCGCCGCAGCCGACGTAGACGACGATGTCGGCTTCGATCCACTTGGCCAGTTGCTGTTGGAGGATCGTCTTTCCCGTGCCGAAGTCGCCCGGCACGGCGGCCGCCCCGCCGCGCGCGATCGGAAAGAGCGTGTCGATCACCCGCTGTCCGGTCACCATGACCGCGCGGCCGGCCGCCCGGGAACCGTACGGCCGGGCACGCCGCACGGGCCAGCGCTGGACCATCGAGAGGCCCGGCACGCCGGCCTCGGCAGACTCCACCAGCACGTCGTTCACGCCGTAACGGCCCGCCGGACGCACCGAGGCCACCCGGCCGTGCACGCCGGGAGGCACCAGCAGCC
The nucleotide sequence above comes from Candidatus Brocadiaceae bacterium. Encoded proteins:
- a CDS encoding V-type ATP synthase subunit A encodes the protein MNASGAENGTVVRVSGPIVDARGLRGVEAYEVVRVGPQRHIGEVIKLSGDVATIQVYEQTTGLRPGDAVERTGRPLSVDLGPGLLGGIFDGVQRPLGALAERFGPYLGAGQDLSPIDADRQWEFTPRVEPGESLVPGRLFGVVQETPAVEHRLLVPPGVHGRVASVRPAGRYGVNDVLVESAEAGVPGLSMVQRWPVRRARPYGSRAAGRAVMVTGQRVIDTLFPIARGGAAAVPGDFGTGKTILQQQLAKWIEADIVVYVGCGERGNEMADILRQFPRLTDPRTGRSLMERTVLIANTSNMPVAAREVSIYTGITLAEYYRDMGYHVALMADSTSRWAEALREASSRLEEMPAEEGFPAYLAARLAEFYERAGQVETLEGREGSVTVVGAVSPPGGDFSEPVTQHTTRFTRCLWALDPALAHARHYPAISWLDSYSQYVDDLADWWRRLSPDWAARREEMVRLLSEEEKLQQIVRLVGPDVLPDAQRLILLVAEMFKNGFLRQNALDPIDTFCSPIKQVMLLTAFVTFYRRAQDIIRRGAPIARIREMEAVGELQRAASRIPNDDQDALRALLSRLDEQLGELEREYAP